A window from Triticum aestivum cultivar Chinese Spring chromosome 6D, IWGSC CS RefSeq v2.1, whole genome shotgun sequence encodes these proteins:
- the LOC123144912 gene encoding E2F-associated phosphoprotein, protein MEPEASKQGEKQPMEAEAGDPADPRDLVSSDDEIDYSVEPEFYDPTIDDVDDRWAHKQRKGRTSDAVLSCPACFTTLCLDSQRHEKYVNQYRAMFVCNCKVKTDQILREGKGKRKNRKVTAVDSTTPEVASKGPVYHPVCCEICSTEVGVFDEDEVYHFFNVIPSNS, encoded by the exons ATGGAGCCCGAGGCCTCCAAGCAGGGGGAGAAGCAGCCGATGGAGGCGGAGGCCGGAGATCCAGCAGATCCCCGCGACCTAG TGTCCAGCGACGATGAGATAGACTACTCCGTGGAGCCCGAGTTCTACGACCCCACCATAGACGATGTTGATGACCGCTGGGCGCACAAGCAGAGGAAAGGACGGACTTCTGACGCCGTGCTCAGCTGCCCCGCGTGTTTCACTACCTTGTGCCTCGATTCCCAGAG GCACGAAAAGTATGTAAACCAGTACCGTGCAATGTTTGTGTGCAACTGCAAGGTCAAGACTGATCAGATTCTACGTGAGgggaaaggaaaaaggaagaatcGGAAAGTAACGGCTGTTGATTCTACTACACCAGAAGTTGCAAGCAAGGGGCCAGTTTATCACCCTGTTTGTTGTGAGATCTGCTCAACTGAGGTTGGAGTGTTTGATGAAGATGAAGTTTACCACTTCTTTAATGTCATTCCTAGTAACTCATGA
- the LOC123141557 gene encoding F-box protein At3g22700-like, translated as MADHRQSSDTPSSIPDDLIPEIISRLPARAVLRSRAICKLWRSIIDDDRFPHAHRRHQPHMPLLRLYRDGSLAPPELNPPHLRVRIEGIDLRARASQPVIRFAVAQEHKHAIESEEQRPRRDRNFRYIDPAKLSHPSAFDVHGSCDGVLLISHGWSIYAYNPATRCWADLPENDSTVIGFYVHRPSGNFHILLSNRLRRAEHWVFTMGHKVVQRRIPSPEFLSDQNRIRPACESPPALVSGNLHWLPQSFQSDRQLLAFDTVSETFRWMSPPNVDADGRALLELEGMLTMTVMRGERTVQLWVMPDYQQPAWFCKLLIEL; from the coding sequence ATGGCGGATCACAGACAATCCTCTGATACTCCTAGCAGCATCCCGGACGACCTGATCCCCGAGATCATCTCCCGCCTGCCCGCCCGAGCGGTCCTTCGTTCCCGCGCCATCTGTAAGCTATGGCGCAGCATCATCGACGACGACCGGTTTCCCCACGCCCACCGCCGACATCAGCCGCACATGCCCCTGCTGCGCCTCTACCGCGACGGCAGCCTAGCGCCCCCGGAACTGAACCCGCCGCACTTGCGCGTCCGCATCGAAGGCATCGACCTCCGCGCTCGCGCGTCCCAGCCGGTGATCCGTTTCGCCGTCGCTCAAGAGCACAAGCATGCCATCGAGTCCGAGGAGCAGCGGCCGCGACGGGACCGCAATTTCCGGTACATCGATCCGGCGAAGCTGTCGCACCCCAGCGCGTTCGACGTCCACGGCTCCTGCGACGGCGTCCTCCTCATCTCCCACGGATGGAGCATATATGCATACAATCCTGCCACGCGCTGCTGGGCCGACCTCCCCGAAAACGACAGCACCGTCATCGGCTTCTACGTGCATCGCCCTTCCGGCAACTTCCATATCCTGTTGTCCAACCGGCTCCGTCGTGCCGAGCACTGGGTCTTCACCATGGGCCACAAGGTGGTCCAGAGGCGCATTCCCTCCCCCGAGTTTCTGTCCGATCAGAATAGGATCCGCCCCGCCTGCGAGTCGCCGCCGGCCCTCGTCTCCGGCAACCTGCACTGGCTGCCGCAGAGCTTCCAGAGCGACAGACAACTGCTGGCGTTCGACACCGTCTCGGAGACGTTCCGGTGGATGAGCCCACCCAACGTAGATGCGGACGGACGGGCGCTGCTCGAGCTCGAGGGCATGCTTACCATGACCGTCATGCGCGGGGAGAGGACGGTGCAGCTCTGGGTCATGCCGGACTACCAGCAACCTGCCTGGTTCTGCAAGCTCCTGATAGAACTTTAG
- the LOC123141556 gene encoding MEIOTIC F-BOX protein MOF, with protein sequence MAPDRLSKLPDCLLQGIVSSLGARQVLQTTALSRRWRHVWRGALCLSLDIDQREFEAASTDHDGRSSRSVELEEWARFDDFADSLLLLELDRRDGGDGLPLDLDSLRLHVVDHLQASRRRLPLHIKWLEWVHGCLDRYRPAALEIQSSYDITVDLRLMGFRSDLSRLKTARLTGILHSGGLGDSVCPQLEHVEFTSCAIGFGEVVTSPTLKKLVMDRCWRRGDMKQRAPPLVDAPALTSLRLVLEFQGIWVFRTPSLVEASVRSTRRWVGRADEYQLLCNLYNVTRLELSGFLALEKIRMKRGHQDLPKFHNLTTLLLDECDLTGEVYNMLELFLNNAPNLEKLTLQNCKLPQDWTESKKMCLNLKFREINCHKEGDLQQVDH encoded by the exons ATGGCGCCGGACAGGCTGAGCAAGTTGCCGGACTGCCTGCTCCAGGGCATCGTCTCCTCCCTGGGAGCCAGGCAGGTCTTGCAGACGACGGCTCTGTCGCGGCGGTGGCGCCACGTCTGGCGTGGTGCTCTGTGCCTGTCCCTCGACATCGACCAGCGGGAGTTCGAAGCAGCGTCGACCGACCACGACGGCAGGAGCAGCAGATCGGTGGAGCTCGAGGAGTGGGCAAGGTTCGACGACTTCGCGGACAGCCTCCTCCTGCTGGAGTTGGACCgccgcgacggcggcgacggcctgCCCCTGGACCTGGACTCGCTCCGCCTGCACGTCGTCGACCATCTGCAGGCCAGCCGCAGGAGGCTGCCGCTCCACATCAAGTGGCTGGAGTGGGTTCACGGCTGCCTCGACCGCTACCGTCCCGCCGCGCTCGAGATCCAGAGCAGTTACGACATAACCGTCGACCTGCGTCTCATGGGCTTCCGCTCCGATCTAAGCCGCCTCAAGACGGCGCGCCTCACCGGGATCCTACACAGCGGCGGCCTCGGCGACTCCGTGTGCCCTCAGCTGGAGCACGTCGAGTTCACCAGCTGCGCCATTGGTTTTGGGGAGGTGGTGACCAGTCCCACGCTGAAGAAGCTGGTCATGGACCGTTGCTGGAGGAGAGGGGATATGAAGCAACGTGCTCCCCCGCTCGTCGACGCTCCTGCCCTTACTTCTCTACGTCTGGTCCTCGAGTTCCAGGGCATATGGGTGTTCCGGACGCCGTCGCTCGTCGAGGCATCGGTCCGTTCCACGAGACGGTGGGTCGGCAGGGCCGACGAATACCAGCTTCTCTGCAATCTCTATAACGTGACAAGATTAGAGCTCTCCGGCTTCCTGGCGCTAGAGAAG ATTAGGATGAAGCGAGGACATCAAGATTTGCCAAAATTTCATAACCTGACTACATTGCTCTTGGACGAGTGCGACTTGACCGGTGAAGTATACAACATGCTAGAGTTGTTTCTGAACAATGCTCCCAACCTCGAGAAACTTACTCTGCAGAATTGCAAG CTTCCGCAAGATTGGACCGAGTCGAAGAAGATGTGTCTGAACCTCAAGTTTAGGGAGATCAACTGTCACAAGGAGGGCGATCTTCAACAGGTGGATCATTGA